One genomic region from Argentina anserina chromosome 2, drPotAnse1.1, whole genome shotgun sequence encodes:
- the LOC126783219 gene encoding 40S ribosomal protein S5, translating into MAAAAVESAPVSQEQILPHNDVKLFNRWSFDDVQVSDISLQDYIGVAQAKHATYVPHTAGRYSVKRFRKAQCPIVERLTNSLMMHGRNNGKKLMAVRIVRHAMEIIHLLTDLNPIQVIVDAVVNSGPREDATRIGSAGVVRRQAVDISPLRRVNQAIYLLTTGARESAFRNIKTIAECLADELINAAKGSSNSYAIKKKDEIERVAKANR; encoded by the exons ATggccgccgccgccgtcgAATCCGCTCCCGTCTCCCAAGAGCAAATCCTCCCCCACAACGACGTCAAGCTATTCAACCGCTGGAGCTTCGATGACGTCCAG GTGAGCGACATCTCGCTGCAAGATTACATCGGCGTGGCTCAGGCCAAGCACGCCACGTATGTGCCCCACACCGCCGGGAGGTACTCGGTGAAGCGGTTCAGGAAGGCGCAGTGCCCGATCGTCGAGAGGCTAACCAACTCTCTCATGATGCACGGACGAAACAACGGCAAGAAGCTCATGGCTGTGAGGATTGTAAGGCACGCCATGGAGATCATCCATTTGCTCACTGACCTCAACCCCATCCAGGTCATCGTCGACGCTGTTGTTAACAG TGGTCCTAGGGAAGACGCGACCAGAATTGGGTCGGCCGGTGTTGTGAGGCGTCAGGCTGTTGATATTTCGCCGCTCAGACGTGTCAACCAGGCGATTTATCTGCTGACTACCGGAGCTCGTGAGTCTGCTTTCAGGAATATCAAGACCATCGCAGAGTGCTTGGCTGATGAGCTGATCAATGCTGCTAAGGGGTCCTCTAACAG CTATGCTATTAAGAAGAAGGACGAGATCGAGAGAGTTGCCAAGGCCAATCGTTAA